One genomic window of Candidatus Buchananbacteria bacterium CG10_big_fil_rev_8_21_14_0_10_42_9 includes the following:
- the secD gene encoding protein translocase subunit SecD, protein MKSKGKIYIITVLILAGGFLLSAFDFPSIFNFIPGLPQSDFRLGLDLQGGARLIYQADITQIGSNDPSDAVEGVRDVIERRVNAFGVSEPLVQTNQSGNDWRVTVELAGVDDIDAAIAMIGETPLLEFKEAKTVTPENEAGKEDDQRTAEILEIKNRAQNVLNQVLENPENFEQLAAENSEDLSNKDQGGDLGYVQRGLLVPAFEEVIFDKLAIDEIYPELVQTPFGFHIIKKTGEQEGATETGETALEVRSSHILFTTPQADNTGIDWQNTGLTGEYLSRARVEFDNLTGIAQVGVEFNSEGSKLFQDITSRNIGKQVGIFLDGQLISAPTVQDEIAGGQAVITGNFSIDEAQTLARRLNAGALPVPIELISQQRVGASLGQTSVDKSLEAAVLGFVLVLIFMILTYRLPGLIAAVSLLIYGAIMLALFKIIPVTLTLSGIAGFILSLGMAVDANVLVYERLKEELKLKKSIHGAIKDAFTRAWPAIFDGNLSTLLTCIILMSFSTSLVKGFAITLSIGIIVSVFSALVVSRYLLYLIGFWVKNNLWLYGVSAKKIYLRDD, encoded by the coding sequence ATGAAATCTAAAGGTAAAATTTACATTATTACTGTTTTAATTTTAGCTGGTGGCTTTTTGCTTTCAGCCTTTGATTTCCCGTCCATCTTCAATTTCATCCCGGGCCTGCCTCAATCTGATTTTCGGTTGGGTTTAGATCTCCAAGGAGGAGCGAGGTTAATTTATCAAGCCGACATCACACAAATTGGCTCGAACGACCCGTCCGACGCTGTCGAGGGCGTTAGGGATGTAATTGAGCGGCGCGTTAATGCCTTTGGGGTGTCCGAACCATTAGTTCAAACTAATCAGTCCGGAAATGACTGGCGAGTGACCGTAGAATTAGCTGGGGTTGACGATATCGATGCGGCCATTGCCATGATCGGCGAAACTCCGCTACTGGAGTTTAAAGAAGCTAAAACTGTGACGCCTGAAAACGAAGCTGGTAAAGAAGACGACCAACGAACTGCAGAAATTTTGGAAATTAAAAACCGGGCTCAAAACGTGCTCAATCAAGTTTTAGAAAACCCCGAGAATTTCGAACAGCTGGCCGCTGAAAACTCTGAAGACTTATCTAATAAAGATCAAGGTGGCGATCTTGGCTATGTTCAGCGCGGCCTTTTAGTGCCGGCTTTTGAAGAGGTAATATTTGACAAACTTGCAATCGATGAGATTTACCCCGAGCTTGTCCAAACTCCATTTGGTTTCCACATTATTAAAAAAACCGGCGAGCAAGAAGGAGCCACTGAGACTGGGGAAACAGCGCTCGAGGTTAGGTCAAGCCATATTTTATTTACTACACCCCAAGCAGATAACACTGGGATTGATTGGCAAAATACCGGTTTGACCGGCGAATATTTATCTCGCGCGCGAGTAGAGTTTGATAACCTGACCGGCATTGCTCAAGTCGGAGTTGAATTTAATTCAGAGGGATCTAAATTATTCCAAGACATAACCTCTCGCAACATCGGAAAGCAAGTCGGGATATTTCTTGATGGACAGTTGATTAGCGCACCGACTGTGCAAGATGAAATTGCTGGGGGACAAGCCGTGATTACCGGGAATTTCAGCATTGATGAAGCTCAAACTTTAGCCCGTAGGCTAAATGCCGGAGCGTTGCCGGTACCAATTGAGCTAATCTCACAACAGCGCGTGGGGGCAAGCTTGGGACAAACATCAGTCGACAAAAGCTTAGAGGCCGCAGTTTTAGGCTTTGTATTGGTGTTGATATTTATGATTTTGACTTACCGCTTGCCTGGATTAATCGCCGCAGTTTCATTGCTAATCTATGGCGCTATTATGCTGGCCTTGTTTAAAATAATTCCAGTTACTTTGACGCTTTCTGGAATCGCTGGATTTATTTTATCATTAGGCATGGCAGTAGACGCTAATGTTTTGGTGTACGAAAGGCTAAAAGAAGAATTAAAATTGAAAAAATCAATCCATGGCGCAATTAAAGACGCTTTTACCAGGGCCTGGCCCGCAATTTTTGACGGCAATTTATCTACACTTCTGACCTGTATTATTTTAATGAGCTTTTCTACGAGCCTAGTGAAGGGTTTTGCGATTACTTTGTCGATTGGTATTATTGTATCGGTATTTTCAGCCTTAGTGGTTTCTCGGTACCTGCTCTACTTAATTGGCTTTTGGGTAAAAAACAATTTATGGTTGTATGGGGTTAGCGCTAAAAAAATATATTTGCGTGATGATTAA
- a CDS encoding ATPase — protein sequence MHEVVWHNLSTHQVLAKLETTDQGLSQKQVELRQKKYGKNKLPSAKPLSRFKILISQFTSPLVYVLLFAALVSLYLRELTDFSVIALALIVNTLVGYIQENKANRAITQLRKLIHPEALVIRDNEPVKLDTAELVPGDVVILEAGDRVGADARVIESQNLQLVESMLTGESSPSDKSTKKIDQGVELAERENMVYMGTVVSYGRGKAVITHTGVNTEIGKITKLIKHTKEEKTPLQKNLLRFSRQISLAVLIIALTILVIGLFRGFSVFPNHATGEEGIFNLAVAIAVAAIPEGLLVSVTVVLALGLQAILKKKALVRKMLAVETIGAVSVICTDKTGTLTLGKMKVDQLYTFRNASAPNKFKLADKKEFDEAAHHIIKTGVLCNNAIVTHQDDPLKSPTIVGMPTEVALIDAGLNLDVEKSKLEKEFPRVDEVPFTSEEKFMATLNGNSTQTVYVKGAPEKVLSFCSKALFGNKEVELDRESVKTIKLTYEKATASGLRLLACAYKKNVQGGLSENLSGLVFTGLVALKDPLRPEVKDTIKLTQKAGIKTVIITGDHPLTAKAIVSELGFKVTKDNILVGSELDKLSDREFNQKVKDILIYARTEPRHKIRIVEAWQSLGEVVAMTGDGINDSPAVKKANVGIVVGSGTEVAKESADIILLDNNFKTITDAIWQGRKIFENIKKIILYLLTDSFSEVILVTGALLFGLPLPVTAVQILWINLITDGLPGVSLTFEPGEEGVKEEPPRKPQKGIFDREMKFIIFLVAIIVDIILLTLFFLLIKDAFALNFTIDHIRTIIFASLGIDSLFYVYSIRTMKKPFYKSPLFNNRILNYSVIAGFFLQLLPIYVPFLQKVFSTVPLSWEWLPILALAAIKISLIELVKHIFHKPNLTFAKRLRAA from the coding sequence ATGCATGAAGTAGTTTGGCATAATTTATCAACCCACCAAGTTTTAGCTAAGCTAGAAACAACTGATCAGGGCTTAAGTCAAAAGCAAGTTGAGCTTCGCCAAAAAAAATACGGTAAAAATAAATTACCGTCCGCAAAACCGCTTTCACGGTTCAAAATTTTGATTTCTCAATTTACAAGCCCGTTGGTGTATGTTTTGCTTTTTGCGGCTTTGGTTTCTTTATATCTTAGAGAGTTGACGGATTTCAGTGTTATTGCTTTAGCCTTGATAGTAAATACACTAGTTGGTTATATCCAAGAGAATAAGGCTAACCGGGCGATAACTCAACTGCGCAAATTAATTCATCCAGAAGCATTGGTTATCAGGGATAATGAGCCGGTTAAGTTAGACACGGCGGAACTTGTGCCTGGTGATGTCGTGATATTAGAAGCTGGTGATCGAGTTGGCGCTGATGCACGAGTGATTGAATCACAAAATTTACAACTCGTAGAATCCATGTTAACCGGGGAATCATCACCGTCTGACAAATCGACCAAGAAAATCGATCAGGGTGTAGAATTAGCCGAGAGAGAAAATATGGTTTATATGGGCACGGTAGTCAGTTACGGTCGGGGCAAGGCGGTTATTACCCATACTGGCGTGAATACTGAAATCGGCAAGATCACAAAACTTATCAAGCATACTAAGGAAGAAAAAACTCCGCTGCAAAAAAATCTTTTAAGATTCAGCCGTCAAATTAGCTTAGCAGTTTTAATTATTGCGCTGACAATTTTAGTGATAGGCCTTTTTAGGGGCTTTAGCGTTTTCCCAAACCATGCCACTGGAGAAGAAGGCATTTTTAATTTAGCAGTGGCAATTGCCGTTGCCGCAATACCTGAAGGTCTGTTGGTCTCAGTCACGGTCGTATTGGCGCTTGGGTTGCAGGCAATATTAAAAAAGAAAGCATTAGTGCGTAAAATGCTTGCGGTTGAGACAATTGGGGCTGTGTCAGTGATTTGTACTGATAAAACAGGCACATTAACATTAGGCAAGATGAAAGTTGACCAACTTTATACTTTTCGTAATGCCTCCGCACCAAACAAGTTTAAATTGGCCGATAAAAAAGAGTTTGACGAGGCCGCTCATCATATAATAAAAACAGGCGTGTTGTGCAATAACGCGATAGTCACGCATCAAGACGACCCCTTAAAATCCCCTACCATTGTCGGAATGCCTACGGAAGTTGCCTTAATTGACGCTGGTTTAAACCTAGATGTCGAGAAAAGCAAGTTGGAAAAAGAGTTTCCTCGCGTGGATGAGGTTCCGTTTACTTCTGAGGAAAAATTTATGGCTACTTTAAACGGCAATAGCACTCAAACTGTATACGTCAAGGGGGCGCCGGAAAAAGTACTGTCTTTTTGTTCTAAGGCCTTGTTTGGCAATAAAGAGGTAGAATTGGATAGAGAATCAGTTAAAACTATAAAATTGACTTATGAAAAAGCAACCGCTTCGGGTTTGCGGTTGCTCGCCTGCGCTTACAAGAAAAATGTTCAAGGTGGATTAAGCGAGAATCTAAGCGGTCTGGTGTTCACGGGGTTAGTCGCCTTAAAGGATCCGCTACGGCCGGAAGTTAAGGACACTATCAAATTGACTCAAAAAGCGGGCATCAAAACAGTCATTATTACCGGCGACCACCCCTTAACAGCTAAAGCTATAGTCTCTGAGCTGGGGTTTAAGGTAACCAAAGATAACATTTTAGTCGGTTCTGAACTGGATAAATTATCAGATAGAGAGTTTAACCAAAAAGTGAAGGATATTTTAATTTACGCACGGACCGAACCGAGGCATAAAATTCGCATTGTTGAGGCGTGGCAGTCGTTGGGCGAAGTTGTGGCGATGACCGGTGACGGCATTAATGATTCGCCGGCAGTCAAAAAAGCTAATGTCGGTATTGTAGTTGGATCAGGCACCGAAGTGGCTAAAGAGTCAGCTGATATCATTTTACTTGATAATAATTTTAAAACAATCACTGACGCGATTTGGCAAGGACGTAAGATTTTTGAAAACATTAAAAAAATTATTTTATATCTTTTAACTGATAGCTTTTCAGAAGTAATTTTAGTTACTGGCGCACTCCTTTTTGGGCTACCCCTGCCTGTGACAGCTGTGCAAATTTTATGGATCAATTTAATTACTGATGGTTTGCCAGGCGTGTCGCTTACATTTGAACCTGGCGAAGAGGGGGTAAAAGAAGAACCTCCTCGCAAACCGCAAAAAGGGATTTTTGATCGTGAAATGAAATTCATTATTTTTTTAGTTGCTATTATAGTTGACATAATATTGCTGACATTATTTTTCTTACTTATAAAAGATGCTTTCGCGTTGAATTTTACGATTGATCACATCCGCACCATCATTTTCGCATCACTTGGCATTGACTCATTATTTTATGTTTACAGCATTAGAACCATGAAAAAACCATTTTATAAATCCCCTCTTTTCAATAACCGAATTTTGAATTATTCGGTTATCGCCGGTTTCTTTCTCCAACTTTTACCTATTTATGTGCCGTTTTTGCAAAAAGTCTTTAGCACAGTCCCATTAAGTTGGGAATGGCTACCCATACTGGCATTGGCGGCAATTAAAATTTCTTTAATTGAATTAGTTAAGCACATTTTCCACAAGCCCAACTTAACATTTGCTAAGCGTCTTAGAGCCGCCTGA
- the secF gene encoding protein translocase subunit SecF, with the protein MIKIIKHKIIWFIISGGLVVVAIVALATWQLNLGVDFVGGNLVDLQFTQDRPAPGEITSRIEAQGFTSVAVQPVEENSLSIKTRESGEAAHQELISFIRDNYDSEVVELRLDSIGPSIGQELKTKTAYALAIAVLAIVIYIAWAFRKVSEPVASWKYGIIAIVAVAHDIIITLGIFSVLGNFYGIEITAPFIAAALTILGYSVNDTIVVFDRIRENLAAKHKFMEFEPIVENSVREVIIRSINTSATTMLALLAILIFGGSTTRDFVLALIIGVAIGTYSSIFLASPLLVLIGKKRK; encoded by the coding sequence ATGATTAAAATAATTAAGCATAAAATAATTTGGTTTATAATTTCTGGCGGGCTAGTAGTAGTCGCAATTGTCGCATTGGCTACTTGGCAACTTAATTTGGGCGTTGATTTTGTGGGTGGGAATTTAGTTGATTTACAATTTACTCAAGACCGTCCAGCGCCAGGAGAAATAACTAGCCGAATTGAAGCGCAGGGCTTTACTAGTGTCGCCGTTCAACCGGTTGAAGAAAATAGTTTATCAATTAAAACACGAGAATCCGGAGAAGCCGCCCACCAAGAATTAATAAGTTTTATCCGTGATAATTATGACAGTGAGGTGGTGGAGCTTAGGCTGGATTCTATAGGGCCAAGTATTGGCCAAGAGCTTAAAACCAAAACAGCCTATGCCTTAGCCATCGCCGTTTTAGCAATTGTCATTTATATTGCTTGGGCCTTCAGAAAAGTCAGCGAGCCCGTCGCCTCGTGGAAATATGGCATTATTGCTATCGTCGCTGTGGCCCACGATATCATTATTACTTTGGGGATTTTCTCGGTGCTTGGTAATTTTTATGGGATTGAAATTACAGCGCCATTTATTGCCGCCGCATTAACAATTTTAGGTTACTCAGTAAATGACACCATCGTAGTTTTCGACCGGATCCGGGAAAACTTAGCCGCTAAACATAAATTCATGGAGTTTGAGCCGATTGTTGAAAATAGCGTTAGGGAAGTAATCATCCGTTCTATTAACACCTCGGCGACCACCATGCTGGCGCTTCTCGCGATTTTGATTTTTGGAGGATCAACAACCCGTGATTTCGTTTTAGCTTTAATTATTGGAGTTGCAATTGGAACTTATTCCTCTATCTTTTTAGCCAGCCCACTGCTTGTTCTCATTGGCAAAAAGCGAAAGTAG